From a single Triplophysa rosa linkage group LG17, Trosa_1v2, whole genome shotgun sequence genomic region:
- the LOC130568171 gene encoding leucine-rich repeat transmembrane neuronal protein 4 isoform X2, with protein sequence MGSLVRSRWLMIPLLVQAWLLASQGRVREKPCPRSCRCDGKIVYCESNAFRDVPKNVSVGCQGLSLRYNSLVNLRAGQFASLSQLVWLYLDHNYINAVDRQAFQGVRRLKELILSSNKITHLENSTFHSIPNLRNLDLSYNKLQVMQPNQFQGLRKLLSLHVRSNSLKTIPMRVFQDCRNLEFLDLGYNRLRSLTRNAFAGLLKLTELHLEHNQFSKINFSHFPRLNNLRALYLQWNRIKSITQGITWTWTSLQKLDLSGNDLQVLDPSIFQCLPNLQTLNLDSNKLSNVSQEAIAAWISLTTISLAGNVWECSPSLCPLVAWLRNFKGNKETTMICAGPKEVQGEKVIEAVENYGFCKTTPTPLLPMSSTVNSQSKPGRQPQPTMFRVNEKVTRHSPVAPFPTVGSPPAPEQDFEHVSFHKIIAGSVALFLSVAMILLVIYVSWKRYPSSMKQLQQHSMVRKRRKKARETERTLSSPLQEYYVDYKPTNSETMDVLVNGTGPCTYTISGSRECEV encoded by the exons ATGG GATCCCTGGTGAGATCGCGCTGGCTTATGATCCCCCTGCTTGTGCAGGCTTGGCTGTTGGCTTCCCAAGGCCGAGTCCGAGAGAAACCATGTCCCAGAAGCTGCCGGTGCGACGGCAAAATAGTGTACTGCGAGTCGAATGCCTTCCGTGACGTGCCAAAGAATGTATCGGTGGGATGCCAGGGCCTCTCTCTGCGTTACAACAGCTTGGTGAATCTTCGGGCCGGTCAGTTTGCTAGCCTCAGCCAGTTGGTTTGGCTGTACCTGGACCATAACTACATTAACGCTGTGGACAGACAAGCGTTTCAGGGCGTACGAAGGCTGAAAGAATTAATCCTCAGCTCCAACAAGATCACGCATTTGGAAAACAGCACGTTTCATTCGATTCCCAACCTGCGTAATCTGGACCTCTCTTACAACAAATTGCAAGTCATGCAGCCTAATCAGTTTCAAGGCTTGCGCAAACTGTTGAGTCTCCACGTTAGATCCAATTCCCTCAAGACGATTCCCATGCGAGTGTTTCAGGATTGTCGAAACCTAGAGTTTCTCGATTTGGGCTATAATCGACTGAGGAGTCTCACCCGTAACGCGTTTGCGGGACTCCTCAAACTGACTGAGTTACACTTGGAGCACAACCAATTCTCAAAGATCAATTTTTCTCATTTCCCACGGCTGAACAATCTCCGGGCTTTGTATCTGCAGTGGAATCGAATAAAGTCAATAACCCAAGGAATTACATGGACCTGGACTTCATTGCAAAAGCTGGATCTCTCCGGGAACGACCTGCAGGTGTTGGATCCCAGCATTTTCCAGTGTCTCCCCAATTTGCAGACTCTTAATCTGGACTCCAACAAGCTTAGTAATGTGTCTCAAGAGGCCATAGCAGCTTGGATCTCTCTCACCACAATCAGTCTGGCGGGTAACGTTTGGGAATGCAGTCCCAGCTTGTGCCCCCTTGTGGCGTGGCTGAGAAACTTCAAGGGGAACAAAGAGACCACCATGATTTGTGCTGGACCAAAGGAGGTGCAGGGTGAGAAGGTTATCGAGGCTGTCGAAAACTATGGATTCTGTAAGACGACCCCCACTCCTCTCCTTCCAATGTCCTCCACTGTAAACTCTCAATCCAAACCGGGACGTCAACCCCAGCCAACCATGTTCAGGGTGAACGAGAAGGTAACACGCCACAGTCCCGTCGCTCCTTTCCCGACGGTCGGGTCCCCACCTGCTCCTGAACAAGACTTCGAGCATGTTTCCTTTCACAAGATAATAGCCGGTAGCGTCGCCCTCTTCTTATCTGTGGCCATGATCTTGCTAGTCATCTACGTCTCCTGGAAGCGTTACCCCAGCAGCATGAAACAACTGCAGCAGCATTCCATGGTGCGAAAACGCCGGAAAAAGGCACGAGAGACGGAGCGCACCCTCAGCTCCCCGCTACAGGAATATTATGTGGACTACAAACCCACAAACTCTGAGACCATGGACGTACTGGTCAATGGGACAGGACCCTGTACCTACACCATCTCCGGCTCCCGAGAATGTGAGGTATGA